One genomic segment of Anaerolineales bacterium includes these proteins:
- a CDS encoding response regulator transcription factor has product MNARILVVDDERSIIEIVSAYFEAESYEVYTAMDGPSGLKAARTYKPDLIVLDIMLPGMDGVEVLTQLRRESDVYVIMLTAKAEETDKIVGLSVGADDYLTKPFSPRELVARVKAALRRLSGGTGLPDETILAFEHVRVDTGSRKVWMNGNPIDLTTTEFDLLRTLAEHHGRVLSREQLLEKVWGHDYYGEIRVVDVHIGHIRQKFGDDDLIATVRGIGYRFEDRGD; this is encoded by the coding sequence TTGAACGCGAGAATATTGGTCGTTGACGATGAACGATCCATCATCGAGATCGTAAGCGCCTACTTCGAGGCGGAGAGCTACGAAGTCTACACGGCGATGGACGGCCCGTCCGGATTGAAAGCGGCACGCACGTACAAACCGGACCTGATCGTCCTGGACATCATGCTGCCTGGCATGGACGGCGTGGAAGTGCTCACCCAATTGCGGCGCGAATCCGACGTGTACGTGATCATGCTGACCGCAAAAGCGGAAGAGACGGACAAGATCGTGGGTCTGTCCGTCGGGGCGGACGATTATCTCACCAAGCCCTTCAGCCCGCGCGAATTGGTCGCCCGGGTGAAAGCCGCTTTGCGTCGTCTTAGCGGGGGTACGGGCTTGCCCGACGAAACGATACTTGCCTTCGAACACGTGCGTGTCGACACCGGCAGCCGCAAGGTCTGGATGAACGGAAACCCGATCGACCTCACCACGACCGAATTCGACCTGCTGCGAACGCTGGCAGAACACCACGGACGAGTTCTGAGCAGGGAACAACTTCTAGAAAAAGTCTGGGGGCACGATTACTACGGCGAGATAAGGGTTGTAGACGTGCATATCGGGCACATCCGCCAGAAATTTGGAGACGACGACCTGATCGCCACAGTGCGCGGAATCGGCTATCGCTTCGAGGATCGGGGAGATTGA
- a CDS encoding SHOCT domain-containing protein: MMGFGLIGVVLMILFWGGLILGAVWLVRAVFQPGNQSGSRTQSTQEQSARDILDRRYARGEITREQYEAMRKDLET, encoded by the coding sequence ATGATGGGATTTGGGCTCATCGGAGTCGTGCTGATGATCCTGTTCTGGGGCGGGCTGATCCTCGGTGCGGTCTGGTTGGTAAGAGCAGTGTTTCAACCCGGTAATCAATCCGGCTCACGGACGCAGTCGACTCAGGAGCAAAGTGCGAGAGACATCCTGGATCGACGCTACGCACGGGGGGAAATCACGCGCGAACAATACGAAGCCATGCGGAAAGACCTGGAAACTTAG
- a CDS encoding ATP-binding protein produces the protein MFAAIRGHLAWKLFLSYLIVIVVGVLILATAAELSIPTSFQRHLAEMSAMMGRMMGDSTLGVDLEADLFTNFRSAVNEALLLATFVSVLAAIIVSVLFSRQIVSPVQEMMSISQHIADGHFDERVNIPGEQPPSEMDELANLAVSFNRMASKLAQMETMRRQLIGDVAHELRTPLSTIKASMEGLIDGVLPAQIEIYQQVHREADRMQRLVNDLQELSRVEAGGFEMERQDVRIDASIETARTRLERQYIEKGVALEVEIEPNLPLIHADENRIGQVLLNLLGNALQYTPPKGKVCVRAARSKDEILIRIQDTGIGIPLEHLPHIFSRFYRVDKSRSRASGGSGIGLTIAKHIVEAHGGHIWAESPGKDKGSTFSFTLPIAAHA, from the coding sequence ATGTTTGCAGCGATACGAGGACACTTGGCCTGGAAGCTATTTCTCTCCTATCTCATCGTGATTGTGGTGGGCGTGCTGATTTTAGCCACGGCAGCGGAGCTGAGCATACCGACATCATTTCAACGCCATCTGGCGGAGATGAGTGCCATGATGGGCCGGATGATGGGTGATTCCACGCTGGGCGTGGATCTCGAAGCGGATCTATTCACTAATTTTCGCTCCGCGGTAAACGAAGCCCTGCTTCTGGCCACATTCGTCTCGGTTCTGGCCGCGATTATCGTCAGCGTACTTTTCAGCCGTCAAATCGTTTCACCGGTACAGGAGATGATGTCGATCAGCCAGCACATCGCAGATGGCCACTTTGATGAACGCGTGAACATTCCCGGGGAACAGCCACCATCTGAAATGGACGAGTTGGCCAATCTGGCGGTCAGCTTCAACCGTATGGCATCCAAGTTGGCCCAAATGGAAACCATGCGCCGGCAGCTTATCGGGGACGTGGCGCACGAGCTGCGGACCCCGCTTTCTACGATCAAGGCTTCCATGGAGGGCTTGATCGACGGCGTGCTCCCCGCACAGATCGAGATCTACCAACAGGTTCACCGCGAGGCGGATCGAATGCAGCGTCTGGTAAACGATCTCCAGGAACTCAGCCGCGTAGAAGCCGGCGGGTTTGAAATGGAGCGGCAGGATGTCCGCATCGATGCCTCGATCGAAACGGCGCGCACGCGTCTGGAGCGCCAGTACATCGAAAAGGGAGTCGCACTGGAAGTCGAGATAGAACCGAACCTGCCCTTGATTCACGCCGACGAAAACCGGATCGGGCAGGTGCTGCTCAACTTATTGGGCAATGCATTACAGTACACTCCACCAAAGGGAAAAGTATGTGTTCGGGCGGCTCGATCGAAAGATGAGATTTTAATCCGGATTCAAGATACGGGCATCGGCATCCCCCTGGAACATCTGCCGCATATCTTCTCCCGTTTCTATCGCGTGGATAAATCTCGTTCCCGCGCCAGCGGCGGGAGCGGTATCGGACTGACGATCGCCAAACACATCGTCGAGGCGCACGGTGGGCACATCTGGGCGGAGAGCCCGGGCAAAGACAAAGGCAGCACCTTTTCATTCACCCTCCCCATCGCGGCCCATGCCTAG